One window of Manihot esculenta cultivar AM560-2 chromosome 17, M.esculenta_v8, whole genome shotgun sequence genomic DNA carries:
- the LOC110604791 gene encoding uncharacterized protein LOC110604791 has protein sequence MSINTFRVFRQKQIMPISRIRIPFSPQNFAGDGRELPFHDRPSATFSDMVFGFLEDSEEPLQASPSNEECRQTEALDEEDEDRSENGSAEEEKHFWEKQNQLLQATLCRTSSLESRIRNVTKEAIKEIQMAGTICGCGRLMVGGCRNCLMTEISGRLQNAGYNSAICKSKWRSSSDIPSGEHTFLDVMDNSNSRKGEVRVIIETTFRAEFEMAKASEEYNRLVRRLPEVFVGKSERLNTVIKILCSAAKKCMKEKKMHLGPWRKQRYMQAKWLATCERTTVMPAFSTGRRSDRQPKPTASMLTVDLLEMLPNLHCTAVAVV, from the exons ATGTCGATCAACACCTTTCGAGTATTCAGACAAAAGCAAATCATGCCTATTTCAAGAATTAGAATACCGTTTTCTCCACAGAATTTCGCCGGCGATGGTCGTGAGCTTCCGTTTCATGACCGACCGTCGGCGACTTTCTCCGATATGGTCTTTGGGTTTCTCGAGGATAGTGAAGAGCCATTGCAGGCAAGTCCTAGTAACGAAGAGTGTCGCCAAACTGAAGCATTagatgaagaagatgaagatagATCAGAGAATGGCAGTGCTGAAGAGGAAAAACACTTCTGGGAGAAACAAAACCAGCTTCTACAA GCTACCTTATGCAGGACTAGCTCCTTGGAATCAAGGATTAGAAATGTTACCAAAGAAGCCATAAAGGAAATTCAGATGGCAGGAACAATCTGTGGTTGTGGAAGACTAATGGTAGGTGGCTGCCGGAATTGTTTGATGACAGAAATCTCCGGCCGCCTCCAAAATGCCGGCTACAATAGTGCCATTTGCAAGTCTAAGTGGAGAAGTTCCTCAGACATTCCATctg GAGAACACACATTTTTGGATGTAATGgataattcaaattcaagaaAAGGAGAAGTGAGGGTGATAATTGAAACAACTTTCCGAGCTGAGTTCGAGATGGCGAAAGCAAGCGAAGAATACAATAGATTAGTCCGACGATTACCGGAGGTATTCGTCGGAAAAAGTGAAAGATTAAACACAGTAATAAAGATCTTGTGCTCGGCGGCTAAGAAGtgcatgaaagaaaagaaaatgcacTTAGGGCCATGGAGAAAACAAAGATACATGCAAGCAAAGTGGCTGGCCACATGTGAGAGGACCACAGTCATGCCTGCCTTTTCAACGGGACGACGTTCCGACCGGCAGCCCAAGCCTACGGCGTCTATGCTAACGGTGGATTTGCTGGAGATGTTGCCTAATTTGCATTGCACAGCAGTCGCGGTTGTGTGA